In one window of Candidatus Abyssobacteria bacterium SURF_5 DNA:
- a CDS encoding aldolase produces MNAVTLYKSLKDVQSALQGAAELKDGQLKVVSQESFRKLSYALVYNSIFNSNKDIQELCRWMIRAGADACGISLASIHDLYMARGRGECGGFTVPAINIRGLTFDVARTVFEAAISNQAGPFIFEIARSEIGYTEQRPVEYATAVLGAALATGYAGPVFLQGDHYQVNAKKYKSTAEGEINYLRGLITESIEAGFFNIDIDASTLVDLSKPTHEVQQETNAALTHDFTLFIREKQPKGVTISVGGEIGEVGSQNSTVEDLQGFMDNYNKKLRGSGNVTGISKISVQTGTSHGGVPLPDGTIAKVKVDFDTLETLSRVARERYGMAGAVQHGASTLPEEAFHLFRQKETAEIHLATGFQNMIYDDPAFPADLKRSIYDHIHKQHADEKKSGETDEQFIYKTRKKAFGPFKKQIWDLPADIKNQICAKLEKQFDFLFKQLGVPNTADLAKKYIKPQSIKISAPAAAAQVK; encoded by the coding sequence ATGAACGCTGTCACCCTGTACAAAAGTCTGAAGGATGTGCAATCCGCACTGCAGGGAGCCGCGGAACTGAAGGACGGACAGTTAAAGGTCGTCAGCCAGGAGAGTTTTCGGAAACTGTCATATGCGCTTGTATATAATTCCATCTTTAATTCAAATAAAGATATTCAGGAGCTCTGTCGCTGGATGATCCGCGCCGGCGCCGACGCCTGCGGGATCAGCCTCGCGAGTATCCACGATCTGTACATGGCGCGCGGGCGCGGCGAGTGCGGCGGCTTCACGGTACCGGCGATCAATATTCGCGGACTCACGTTTGACGTTGCGCGCACGGTGTTCGAGGCGGCCATCAGCAACCAAGCCGGCCCGTTCATCTTCGAGATTGCGCGCTCGGAAATCGGCTACACGGAGCAGCGACCGGTCGAATATGCCACCGCCGTCCTCGGGGCCGCACTGGCCACCGGATACGCCGGTCCTGTTTTCCTTCAGGGCGACCACTACCAGGTGAACGCGAAAAAATATAAATCGACAGCCGAAGGAGAAATCAACTATCTCCGCGGGCTGATAACCGAATCGATTGAGGCGGGTTTCTTCAACATCGATATTGATGCCTCGACATTGGTAGACCTGAGCAAGCCGACACATGAAGTTCAGCAGGAAACGAACGCCGCGCTCACGCACGACTTCACGCTATTCATCCGCGAGAAACAGCCGAAGGGCGTCACCATTTCGGTCGGCGGCGAAATCGGCGAGGTCGGCAGCCAGAACAGCACGGTGGAAGATTTGCAGGGATTCATGGATAACTACAATAAGAAGCTGCGCGGCAGCGGCAACGTTACCGGGATCAGCAAGATCAGCGTGCAGACGGGCACCAGCCACGGAGGAGTGCCGCTGCCGGACGGAACGATCGCAAAAGTGAAGGTCGATTTCGATACGCTCGAGACGCTTTCGCGCGTGGCTCGCGAACGGTATGGAATGGCCGGCGCGGTCCAGCATGGCGCCTCGACGCTTCCCGAGGAGGCCTTCCACCTGTTCCGACAGAAGGAGACCGCCGAAATCCATTTGGCCACCGGTTTCCAAAACATGATCTATGACGACCCCGCGTTCCCTGCCGACCTGAAGCGTAGTATTTACGATCATATTCACAAGCAACATGCCGACGAGAAGAAATCCGGCGAGACCGACGAGCAGTTTATCTACAAGACGCGCAAAAAAGCATTCGGTCCGTTTAAAAAACAGATTTGGGATCTGCCAGCCGATATAAAAAACCAGATCTGCGCAAAGCTGGAAAAGCAATTTGATTTCCTCTTCAAACAGCTTGGCGTGCCGAATACCGCAGACCTGGCGAAAAAGTATATCAAGCCTCAGTCCATAAAAATCTCGGCGCCCGCCGCCGCGGCTCAGGTCAAGTAG
- the ric gene encoding iron-sulfur cluster repair di-iron protein, whose protein sequence is MEGIITRKTTVRDVVVNYPQTRAVFEKYRIDYCCGGAESLEEALRGKNVTFEKLSAELDAALKTPENGDRKARDWSTAAPTELADYIEQRHHGFMKAQLPRVRNLLAAVQRAHAERHGRMLNELRDIYDSLQWEIEQHLMKEEQILFPYIRRIEAFVHNGGQEPVVHCGSIQNPIRQMEHEHENAGGALEKMRELTKEYSLPEDACATFRAVYEGLQAIEADLHEHIHLENNILFPKAIELECVGKAA, encoded by the coding sequence ATGGAAGGTATCATAACGAGAAAGACAACCGTGCGCGACGTGGTAGTGAACTATCCGCAGACGCGTGCGGTCTTCGAGAAATATAGGATAGATTATTGCTGCGGCGGGGCAGAGTCTTTGGAAGAAGCTCTTCGTGGAAAGAATGTGACATTTGAAAAGCTTTCCGCGGAGCTTGATGCCGCCCTCAAAACGCCCGAAAATGGGGACCGGAAGGCAAGAGACTGGTCAACGGCGGCGCCCACCGAATTGGCGGATTATATCGAACAGCGGCACCACGGCTTCATGAAGGCGCAGCTTCCGCGCGTTCGCAACCTGTTGGCGGCGGTGCAGCGCGCCCACGCGGAGCGGCACGGCCGGATGCTGAACGAGCTGCGGGACATATATGATTCGCTGCAATGGGAAATCGAACAGCACCTCATGAAAGAGGAGCAGATACTGTTCCCCTACATCCGCCGGATCGAGGCGTTCGTTCATAACGGCGGACAGGAGCCGGTTGTTCATTGCGGTTCGATCCAGAATCCGATCCGCCAGATGGAACATGAGCATGAGAATGCAGGCGGAGCGCTCGAAAAGATGCGGGAGCTCACCAAGGAATACTCGCTTCCGGAAGATGCGTGCGCTACGTTCCGCGCGGTTTATGAGGGGCTTCAGGCGATCGAGGCGGACCTGCATGAGCATATCCACCTGGAAAACAATATCTTGTTTCCGAAAGCGATCGAACTCGAATGCGTCGGCAAGGCTGCCTAA